The proteins below come from a single Antennarius striatus isolate MH-2024 chromosome 18, ASM4005453v1, whole genome shotgun sequence genomic window:
- the si:dkey-154p10.3 gene encoding zinc finger protein 672: MVMSAAVQQYRDISPVTLQLEGGAVTSSLYCEEVEGLSGGLVEAFLVELYRCKLCQFTCSLKAAISSHLLLKHRPPTLTYLGEGDESGGNEDREEAGLQREASPYQLDLNGQSKQSDEDEDEDFLLYNMLDNMSPPTCDISGEGGLQVAHTCEVSTLFVEEGSMFPLKGGPVDLSCHMEPPPTQEQRAQSAHLMTLGLCRISTAKPPPAPPAVTASKPLCPPTEDRPPPSDGLKPPGAGRRALRCVLCPLMLPSQRLLEVHVRSHRAGGGFGCVRCSWTADSWEQLQPHWKGHCRGGHCRRKRRRRVGGEQLQDNKAQNAPQQAPRGRRHLTSPLGGTAFRSAPRRLTSKSLEVRRGEEDEEGGGGFCCSLCHRKFSSKLTLRRHLGVHGGEKPFSCPHCPYRSRLKASLGQHLRTHTGEKPYRCAECSYASIDRSSLLRHSRTHSQEKPYKCQHCDYSSIQKKSLDLHARRHHTGEAFPCQQCDYSSPDRHLLLRHTRRHHAPPSASPCDLTADRAV; the protein is encoded by the exons atggtgATGTCGGCAGCGGTACAGCAGTACCGTGACATCAGTCCTGTCACCCTgcagctggaggggggggcagtgacCTCCAGTCTGTActgtgaggaggtggagggtcTGTCGGGGGGGCTGGTGGAGGCGTTCCTGGTGGAGCTGTATCGCTGTAAACTCTGTCAGTTCACCTGCTCCCTGAAGGCCGCCATCAGCAGCCACCTGCTGCTCAAGCaccgcccccccaccctgacTTACCTGGGGGAGGGAGATGAATCAGGCGGGAATGAAGAcagggaggaggcggggcttcaacGGGAGGCGTCGCCCTATCAGCTGGATCTGAACGGGCAGTCGAAGCAGAGCgacgaggacgaggacgaggacTTCCTGCTGTACAACATGCTGGACAACATGAGCCCGCCCACCTGTGACATCAGCGGCGAGGGGGGGCTGCAGGTCGCACACACGTGTGAG GTGAGCACGCTGTTCGTGGAGGAGGGCTCCATGTTCCCTCTGAAGGGGGGGCCGGTGGACCTGTCGTGTCACATGGAGCCCCCACCCACGCAGGAGCAGCGGGCCCAGTCTGCTCACCTCATGACTCTGGGACTGTGTCGCATCTCCACCGCCAAgcctcctcctgccccccccgccGTGACGGCCTCCAAACCGCTCTGCCCCCCCACTGAGGACCGCCCTCCCCCGTCTGACGGCCTGAAGCCCCCGGGGGCTGGTAGGCGGGCCCTGCGGTGCGTCCTGTGCCCCCTGATGCTGCCGTCCCAGCGCCTGCTGGAGGTGCACGTCCGGAGCCACCGTGCCGGGGGGGGCTTCGGCTGCGTCCGCTGCAGCTGGACGGCCGACAGCTGGGAGCAGCTGCAGCCCCACTGGAAGGGCCACTGCAGGGGGGGccactgcaggaggaagaggaggaggagggtggggggagagCAGCTGCAGGACAACAAAGCACAAAACGCTCCCCAGCAGGCACCGCGGGGCCGCCGTCACCTGACCAGCCCCCTGGGGGGGACCGCCTTCAGGTCGGCTCCCAGGAGACTCACGTCTAAATCACTGGAGgtcaggaggggggaggaggacgaggagggaGGAGGCGGCTTCTGCTGCTCCCTGTGTcacag GAAGTTCTCCTCCAAGCTGACGCTGAGGCGTCACCTGGGGGTGCACGGGGGGGAGAAGCCCTTCAGCTGCCCCCACTGCCCCTACAGGAGCAGGCTGAAGGCCTCACTGGGGCAACACCTCAGGACACACaccg GTGAGAAGCCCTACAGGTGTGCTGAGTGTTCGTACGCCTCCATTGATCGCAGCTCCCTGCTGAGACACAGCAGAACCCACAGCCAGGAGAAGCCCTACAAGTGTCAGCACTGTGACTACAGCAG cATCCAGAAAAAGAGTTTGGACCTCCACGCTCGCCGCCATCACACCGGGGAGGCGTTTCCATGCCAACAGTGTGACTACTCCAGTCCAGACCGCCACCTGCTGCTGAGACACACCCGCAGACACCACGCCCCCCCCA